In Streptomyces sp. TLI_146, the genomic stretch TCAGCGCCGTCGCGTCGGCGATGGCGAACGGGACGTTGAGCATCCGGGCGAGGGTCTGGGCGAGCAGCGTCTTGCCGGAGCCCGTGGGGCCCAGCAGCAGGATGTTGGACTTCGCCAGCTCGATGGCGTCGTCGCGGCCCTGCGCGCCGCCGTTCTCACCGGCCTGGACGCGCTTGTAGTGGTTGTAGACCGCCACGGAGAGCGCCTTCTTGGCGGGCTCCTGGCCCACCACGTAGCTCTCCAGGAACTCGTAGATCTCGCGCGGCTTGGGCAGTTCCTCCCACCGCACCTCGGAGGACTCGGCGAGCTCCTCCTCGATGATCTCGTTGCAGAGATCGATGCACTCGTCGCAGATGTACACACCGGGGCCTGCGATGAGCTTCTTCACCTGCTTCTGGCTCTTCCCGCAGAACGAGCACTTGAGCAGGTCGCCGCCATCACCGATGCGTGCCACGAGGTGCTTCCCCTTCGCCTGGGAGACGCCACGTTCAGCGGCTCCTGGTGCCTCATATCCGACGGTACCTTGCCTGGCCCCCCGTTCGGGCCCCCTTGGCGCGGTTCACTTCGACGTGGACCGCCTCGTGCACGCCTCGTGCACCGCGCCAGGGGCTCCGGCTGCGTCAGGCGGCCGCGGCCGACGTCGTCTTGCGGGTCGACACGATCTGGTCGACCAGGCCGTACGCCAGGGCGTCCTCGGCGGTGAGGATCTTGTCCCGCTCGATGTCGTCCCGGATCTTCTCGATGGGCGTGGTGGAGTGCTTGGCCAGCATCTCCTCCAGCTGGCTGCGCATGCGCAGGATCTCGTTGGCCGCGATCTCCAGGTCGGAGAGCTGCTCGCGGCCGGTCTGCGAGGACGGCTGGTGGATCAGCACGCGCGCGTTGGGCAGCGCCATGCGCTTGCCGGGGGTGCCCGCGGCGAGCAGCACGGCGGCGGCGGAGGCCGCCTGGCCCATGCAGACCGTCTGGATGTCGGGCTTGACGAACTGCATCGTGTCGTAGATCGCCGTCAGCGCGGTGAACGAGCCGCCGGGGCTGTTGATGTAGATCGAGATGTCGCGGTCCGGGTCCATCGACTCCAGGCACAGCAGCTGCGCCATGACGTCGTTGGCGGAGGCGTCGTCGATCTGCACGCCGAGGAAGATCACGCGCTCCTCGAACAGCTTCGCGTACGGGTCGTACTCGCGCACGCCCTGCGAGGTGCGCTCGACGAAGCGCGGCACGATGTAGCGGTTGTCCACCTGCGGGCCGGTGTAGAGGCCGCTTGCGGAGAGGTTGTTCTGCATGTCGGGGTTCACCATCCTGGTGGCGTTCGGTGGGCTCGGGGGCTTCGGGGGCCGGGGCTGGGGTTCCCCGGCCCGGGGAGGTCCCGCGGGCCCGTGAGGGCCGGGGAGTCTCTTCCGGAGCCGGGGAGAGGGGCTCAGGCCCCGGTGCCGCCGCCGCCCGGAACACCGGCCGCGTGGGCCATGATGTCGTCGATGAGGCCGTACTCCTTGGCCTCCTCCGCCGTGTACCAGCGGTCGCGGTCGCCGTCGCGGATGATCGTCTCGACCGTCTGGCCCGAGTGGTGGGCGGTGATCTCCGCCATGCGCGTCTTCGTACGCAGCAGGTACTCGGCCTGGATCTTGATGTCCGAGGCGGTGCCGCCGATGCCGGCGGAACCCTGGTGCATCAGGATGTCGGTGTTCGGCAGCGCGAAGCGCTTGCCGGCGGTGCCGCCGGTGAGCAGGAACTGGCCCATC encodes the following:
- a CDS encoding ATP-dependent Clp protease proteolytic subunit, whose protein sequence is MVNPDMQNNLSASGLYTGPQVDNRYIVPRFVERTSQGVREYDPYAKLFEERVIFLGVQIDDASANDVMAQLLCLESMDPDRDISIYINSPGGSFTALTAIYDTMQFVKPDIQTVCMGQAASAAAVLLAAGTPGKRMALPNARVLIHQPSSQTGREQLSDLEIAANEILRMRSQLEEMLAKHSTTPIEKIRDDIERDKILTAEDALAYGLVDQIVSTRKTTSAAAA
- a CDS encoding ATP-dependent Clp protease proteolytic subunit translates to MTNLMPYAAGEPSLGGGLGDHVYNRLLNERIIFLGQQVDDDIANKITAQLLLLAAEPEKDIYLYINSPGGSVTAGMAIYDTMQYIPNDVVTIGMGMAASMGQFLLTGGTAGKRFALPNTDILMHQGSAGIGGTASDIKIQAEYLLRTKTRMAEITAHHSGQTVETIIRDGDRDRWYTAEEAKEYGLIDDIMAHAAGVPGGGGTGA